One Molothrus ater isolate BHLD 08-10-18 breed brown headed cowbird chromosome 14, BPBGC_Mater_1.1, whole genome shotgun sequence DNA segment encodes these proteins:
- the MCF2 gene encoding proto-oncogene DBL isoform X4, which produces MAEAGPRRGGRPARDAASFPGNLHLVMVLRPTGFFQRTFTDIGFRFSQEDFLLKLPVVMLSSVSDLLTYIEEQQLTPELGGTLEYCHSEWVIFRTAIESFALTVKDIAQMLQCFGTELAEAELPEDMFCIERLLAVRTERYLQLKEEITAVTKEGKLLLSSFEEPDSGECSQDQQQERPGDWETVNRLLGQLREMETAFDGFWEKHQLKMEQYLQLWKFEQSFQEVKSAIEFLMGQQAELPDTGDSIPQVKQRLKELEHLDGLAQELIGKAQVVILHGHQLAANHHYALNLICQQCNELRHHCDLLAEHGKRKQLRLQRTLELHSRLQQALQCCDEGAYLLANQQMDKCQSKEGAQKALQDIERFLESSSSYLNYDPQALQDDFESVLTPELKGQVQAVQGKLDSVRSMFESRQCCFRRLLDKHVRPVQLVAPRPETPPRAKSPLFSPKHGVDFNSSLKFSFDLSLPGKKTSRKTPSSRKIEVMHDYQEKRNSLQYFISDSEDSLDVLKGHVINELIETERVYVEELFTVLTGYRAEMDNPAMLILLPPVLRNRKDVLFGNMPEIYDFHNKIFLHSLESCLGAPERVGCCFLDRREDFQMYEKYCQNKPRSESLWRQCSESSFFQECQRKLEHKLGLDSYLLKPVQRLTKYQLLLKELLKYSTSCDGVQELQEALVAMLDLLKSVNDSMHQISITGYDGDLSELGKVLMQGSFSVWAGHRKGPTKMKDLARFKPMQRHLFLYEKALVFCKKREEHGDGYDKTSSYSFKHFLKMNAVGITENVKGDHRKFEIWYSGREEVYVVQAQTVDLKMAWLNEIRKILFKQQELIKAGEKQQPGSCSEQLPLSSQLGDRKQQRASISSEENDSERTSPVLLSPQNKPHRGWPGMSQSLEICEGLEEWAGQQELSNCSDTEEEEGTQLSPGKYKALADCKRRGSEDLLVKNGDEIQLLHEDGEGQWLVKNLNRRKEGWIPVHSLQIVVGDCRFRNAKVADAALCNTRKFSSP; this is translated from the exons ATGGCGGAGGCGGgcccgcggcggggcgggcggcccGCCCGGGATGCG GCATCCTTCCCAGGGAACCTGCACTTGGTGATGGTCCTGCGGCCCACGGGCTTCTTCCAGCGCACCTTCACCGACATCGGCTTCCGCTTCAGCCAGGAGGATTTCCTGCTCAAGTTACCG gtggtgATGCTGAGCTCGGTCAGTGACCTGCTGACGTACAtcgaggagcagcagctgaccCCCGAGCTGGGGGGCACCCTGGAGTACTGCCACAGCGAGTGGGTCATCTTCAGGACG gccaTAGAGAGCTTTGCCCTGACTGTGAAGGACATTGCCCAGATGTTGCAGTGCTTCGGCACGGAGCTGGCGGAGGCGGAGCTGCCCGAGGACATGTTCTGCATCGAGCGCCTGCTGGCCGTGCGCACCGAGAGGTACCTGCAGCTGAAG GAGGAGATCACGGCAGTCACAAAAGAGGGGAAGTTGCTTTTGAGCAGTTTTGAAGAGCCAGACTCAGGGGAATGCAGTcaggaccagcagcaggagaggcctGGGGACTGGGAGACGGTGAATCG GTTGCTTGGTCAGCTGCGTGAGATGGAGACTGCTTTTGATGGCTTCTGGGAAAAGCACCAGTTAAAAATGGAACAATATTTACAACTCTGGAAGTTTGAGCAAAGTTTTCAAGAG GTCAAGAGTGCCATTGAATTTTTAATGGGGCAGCAGGCGGAGCTGCCCGACACCGGCGACAGCATCCCCCAGGTGAAGCAGAGGCTCAAGGAGCTGGAGCACTTGGATGGCCTGGCTCAG gagctgataGGGAAGGCTCAGGTGGTGATCCTGCACGGGCACCAGCTGGCAGCCAACCACCACTACGCCCTGAACCTGATCTGCCAGCAGTGCAACGAGCTGCGGCACCACTGCGACCTCCTGGCTGAGCACGGCAAGAGGAAGCAGCTGCGCCTGCAGAGGACCCTGGAGCTCCACAGCCGCCTTCAGCAG gctctgcagtgctgtgatgaAGGTGCCTACCTGCTTGCCAACCAGCAGATGGACAAGTGCCAGTCTAAAGAAGGCGCTCAGAAAGCACTCCAGGACATAGAAAGATTTCTTGAAAGCTCTTCATCCTACTTGAACTATGATCCCCAAGCCCTGCAGGACGATTTTGAGTCGGTTTTGACACCTGAGCTGAAG ggccaggtgcAGGCGGTGCAGGGGAAGCTGGACAGCGTGCGCAGCATGTTtgagagcaggcagtgctgcttcAGGAGACTGCTGGACAAGCACGTGAGGCCCGTGCAGCTCGTGGCTCCTCGGCCAGAGACCCCACCCCGGGCCAAGTCACCCCTGTTCTCTCCTAAGCACG GTGTAGATTTTAATTCCAGtttgaaattttcatttgatctctctctccctgggaaGAAAACTTCAAGAAAAACTCCAAGTTCTCGCAAG ATCGAGGTCATGCACGACTACCAGGAGAAGAGGAATTCCTTGCAGTACTTCATTTCAGACAGTGAGGACAGCTTGGATGTGCTGAAAGG gCATGTGATAAACGAGCTTATAGAAACAGAGAGGGTGTATGTGGAGGAGCTGTTCACTGTTCTGACG GGCTACAGAGCAGAGATGGATAACCCTGCCATGCTGATCCTGCTGCCCCCCGTGCTGAGGAACAGGAAGGATGTTCTCTTTGGAAACATGCCCGAGATCTACGACTTCCACAACAA GATTTTCCTGCACAgtctggaaagctgcctgggAGCGCCCGAGAGAGTGGGATGTTGTTTCCTAGACAGG AGGGAGGATTTCCAGATGTATGAGAAGTACTGCCAGAACAAGCCCCGCTCCGAGTCCCTGTGGAGGCAGTGCTCCGAGAGCTCCTTCTTCCAG GAGTGCCAAAGGAAGTTGGAGCACAAGCTGGGGCTGGACTCCTACCTGCTCAAACCCGTGCAGCGCCTGACCAAGtaccagctcctgctgaag GAGCTGCTAAAGTACAGCACGAGCTGTGATGGAGTTCAGGAACTTCAAGAAGCTCTGGTTGCAATGCTGGATTTGCTGAAGTCAGTCAATGACTCCATGCATCAGATTTCAATCACAGGATATGAT GGCGACCTCAGCGAACTGGGGAAGGTATTGATGCAGGGATCTTTCAGTGTTTGGGCAGGACACCGAAAAGGGCCCACAAAGATGAAGGATCTGGCCAGGTTCAAGCCCATGCAGAGGCACCTGTTCCTGTATGAGAAAGCCTTGGTCTTCTGCAAGAAGAGAGAGGAGCACGGAGATGGATATGACAAAACCTCATCTTACAGCTTTAAGCACTTTCTGAAA ATGAATGCAGTTGGGATAACCGAGAATGTGAAAGGCGACCATCGGAAATTTGAGATCTGGTACAGTGGGAGAGAGGAGGTGTATGTGGTGCAG gcCCAAACAGTAGATCTGAAGATGGCATGGCtgaatgaaataagaaaaattttgTTCAAGCAGCAAGAGCTTATAAAAG caggggagaagcagcagcctggctcgTGCTCGGAGCAGCTCCCACTCTCCTCCCAGCTGGGGGACAG gaagcagcagagagccTCCATCAGCTCGGAGGAGAACGACTCGGAGCGCACCAGCCcggtgctgctgtccccccaGAACAAACCCCACAGAG GCTGGCCGGGAATGTCCCAGTCCCTGGAGATCTGCGAGGGGCTGGAGGAGTGGGcgggccagcaggagctgtccaACTGCTCGGAcaccgaggaggaggagggcaccCAGCTG TCTCCAGGAAAGTACAAAGCCCTTGCAGACTGCAAGAGGAGAGGATCAGAGGACCTGCTGGTGAAAAACGGGGATGAAATTCAGCTCTTGCATGAAGATGGTGAGGGACAGTG GCTGGTGAAGAACctcaacagaagaaaagaaggctgGATCCCCGTGCACAGCCTGCAGATTGTAGTCGGGGACTGCAGGTTTCGGAATGCCAAAGTTGCAG